A region of Oryzias latipes chromosome 18, ASM223467v1 DNA encodes the following proteins:
- the LOC101171697 gene encoding tripartite motif-containing protein 16-like, which produces MKQQFGLSASQKDKQEICPHHNEELKIFCRTDQQFICHVCLMDEHRGHEAAQIAEGRSEKQKKLQETRQRAQKKIQDCAKAVKELQQEVEDINTAADKSVEDSEEIFSEMIRLLQNRSSEVKQQIRSQQEDEVNRVLDLQEKLEQEIRDLKSKDREMEQLSHTEEHSQFLHRYPSLSALSESTHSSSFHLRPLRYFEEVTDVVADTRDKLQDLLRDKRANISQKFFSFIHISSFFINLILITFTMEQNFLKYSELTLDPNTAHPRLKLSAANRKATFTLHRNDYHMHADRFASWIQVLSRESLTGRHYWGVEWTGGAIYVAVTYKNIQTSQYDQAFGSDDKSWALYCDRNSYIFYHKDMQTCLSGPGSSRVGVYLDHGAGVLAFYSVSETMTLLHRVQTTFTQPLHAGLRFYDYFLYSGGDSAEFVQLNENPDGNGGFGYVQSPSLLPN; this is translated from the coding sequence ATGAAACAACAGTTTGGACTTTCAGCttcacaaaaagacaaacaggaaatCTGCCCCCATCACAATGAGGAGTTGAAGATCTTCTGTCGCACTGATCAGCAGTTCATCTGTCACGTCTGTCTGATGGATGAACATCGGGGTCATGAAGCAGCCCAAATAGCAGAAGGAAGGTCTGAGAAGCAGAAGAAGCTCCAGGAGACTCGACAACGAGCCCAGAAGAAGATCCAGGACTGTGCAAAAGCTGTGAAGGAGCTccagcaggaggtggaggacaTCAACACTGCTGCTGACAAATCAGTGGAGGACAGTGAGGAGATCTTCTCTGAGATGATCCGTCTCCTCCAGAACAGAAGCTCTgaggtgaagcagcagatcagatccCAGCAGGAGGACGAAGTGAATCGAGTCCTGGATCTTCAGGagaagctggagcaggagatcaGAGATCTGAAGAGCAAAGACAGAGAGATGGAGCAGCTCTCTCACACAGAGGAGCACAGCCAGTTCCTGCACAGATACCCCTCACTGTCTGCACTCAGTGAGTCCACACACTCATCCAGCTTCCACCTTCGTCCTCTGAGGTACTTTGAGGAGGTGACAGATGTTGTGGCAGACACCAGAGACAAACTACAGGATCTCCTGAGGGACAAACGAGCAAACATCTCACAGAAGTTCTTCAGTTTCATTCacatctcttctttttttatcaatttgattttaattacatttacgATGGAGCAAAATTTCCTGAAGTATTCAGAACTCACACTGGATCCAAACACAGCACACCCCCGTCTGAAACTGTCTGCAGcaaacagaaaagcaacattCACTCTCCATAGGAACGACTACCACATGCATGCAGACCGGTTCGCTTCCTGGATTCAGGTTCTGAGCAGAGAGAGTCTGACCGGGCGTCATTACTGGGGGGTGGAGTGGACCGGTGGAGCAATTTACGTTGCAGTCACAtacaaaaacatccaaacatcaCAGTATGACcaagcgtttggaagtgatgacAAATCCTGGGCCTTATACTGCGACAGAAACAGTTACATCTTCTACCACAAAGACATGCAGACCTGTCTCTCTGGTCCCGGTTCCTCTAGGGTGGGAGTGTACCTGGACCACGGAGCAGGTGTTCTGGCCTTCTACAGTGTCTCTGAAACCATGACTCTTCTACACAGAGTCCAGACCACCTTCACTCAGCCACTTCATGCCGGTCTGCGCTTCTACGACTACTTCCTGTACTCAGGAGGAGACTCCGCAGAGTTTGTTCAGCTAAATGAAAACCCTGATGGCAACGGGGGATTTGGCTATGTCCAAAGTCCCTCCCTACTGCCCAACTAA